The Ranitomeya imitator isolate aRanImi1 chromosome 3, aRanImi1.pri, whole genome shotgun sequence genome has a window encoding:
- the KRT18 gene encoding keratin, type I cytoskeletal 18, with translation MSFSSFSTYSSRQQRPFTFGSQFAGGSSASSVHAGAGGSGARISVSRVSTLGSGFGGGSSTLTSGAGLLGGVQNEKETMQDLNDRLASYLERVRSLEGANEKLELQIRQHMEKKGPSKDWSPYFKTLEALRKQVFDSTIENSQLVLQIDNARLAADDFRVKYESELAIRLSVESDITGLRKVIDDTNISRLNLENEIESLKEELIFLKKSHGDEVNQLNAQIASSAVTVEVDAPKTQDLGKIMADIRAQYDALAQKNREDAEKWYQSKVEEHTVQVTQDSEALHSARSTVTEIRRNIQSMEIELETLRNQKLSLEGSLHETESRYAMELEALGANAQALEAELSQIRNDCQRQQLEYQSLLNTKLRLEHEIQTYRRLLDGDDFDLQDAVSASTTQTVKKVITTTQKIVDGKVVSESNDTHVLHS, from the exons ATGAGCTTCTCCTCTTTTTCCACCTACTCTTCTAGACAACAGCGCCCCTTTACCTTTGGCTCTCAGTTTGCAGGGGGCAGCAGTGCTTCCAGTGTCCATGCTGGGGCAGGAGGCTCAGGTGCCCGGATCTCGGTATCCAGGGTATCTACATTGGGTTCAGGGTTTGGTGGTGGCTCCAGCACTTTAACATCTGGAGCTGGTCTGCTAGGAGGTGTTCAGAATGAGAAGGAGACCATGCAAGACCTCAATGACCGCCTGGCATCTTACCTGGAGAGGGTCCGCAGTCTGGAAGGCGCAAATGAGAAACTAGAGCTGCAGATCCGTCAACATATGGAAAAGAAAGGACCCTCCAAGGACTGGAGCCCATATTTCAAGACTCTGGAAGCTCTACGGAAACAG GTATTTGACAGCACAATTGAGAACTCTCAGCTGGTTCTCCAGATTGACAACGCCCGTCTCGCAGCCGATGACTTCAGAGTAAA GTATGAGTCAGAGCTGGCTATCCGACTGTCTGTGGAGTCTGATATTACTGGGCTGCGCAAGGTCATTGATGATACCAATATATCCAGACTGAACCTGGAGAATGAGATTGAGTCTCTGAAGGAAGAGCTGATCTTCTTGAAGAAGAGCCATGGAGAT GAGGTTAACCAACTCAATGCACAAATAGCTAGTTCTGCAGTAACTGTGGAGGTAGATGCCCCCAAAACGCAAGACCTTGGTAAGATTATGGCAGACATCAGAGCACAATATGATGCACTGGCACAGAAGAATCGTGAAGATGCCGAGAAATGGTACCAGTCAAAG GTGGAGGAACATACAGTACAAGTCACACAGGACTCCGAGGCTCTTCACTCCGCAAGGTCCACCGTAACAGAGATTAGACGCAACATACAGTCTATGGAAATTGAGCTTGAAACTCTACGAAACCAG AAACTAAGTCTTGAAGGTTCTCTCCATGAAACTGAATCTCGGTATGCTATGGAACTGGAGGCGCTCGGTGCCAATGCCCAGGCTCTAGAGGCAGAGCTGTCACAAATACGCAATGACTGCCAGAGACAACAGCTTGAGTACCAGAGTTTACTCAACACCAAACTAAGACTAGAACACGAAATCCAGACATACAGACGTCTTCTCGATGGGGATGATTTTGA TCTCCAAGACGCAGTTTCAGCATCAACAACACAGACTGTGAAGAAGGTCATCACAACAACACAGAAGATAGTGGATGGAAAAGTTGTATCAGAAAGCAATGATACTCACGTCCTTCATTCCTAA